In Alphaproteobacteria bacterium, one genomic interval encodes:
- a CDS encoding MFS transporter, translating to MSDSAPPPERLLSRPDFRALLITIIVTGAGQTFYFAILPPLGRELTFSEFQIGAIIAFASAAYIVAAPIWGRLSDFWGRRRIILFGLSCYILFTTLIGLTAEAGLAGLFSASTLFVTLIVFRVLFATTAASMFPVIFAYVADKTSRATRTHGFAILGAAMGLGTIAGPAAAALLGRIHLTLPFYAVVVLAAAVLALDWRTLDRTLPARVGAATRQFFYRPPLRMVPLLVIGAMIYATLAAMQQATGFRIQDTQSLNAADTATFAGIALMVSSVMAVGVQAGLIQWLKWPPKRLLVVGALCGFAGAVLLALTDSYLMIVGGVGLLGASFGMMNPAYTAAITLSAEPGQQGGVLGLNGTVQGLGFTIGPLIGGGFYQIGPTIPYWFMAGFAVISLVVTLSIRLPDTSS from the coding sequence ATGAGCGACTCCGCACCGCCCCCCGAACGCCTCCTCTCGCGCCCCGATTTTCGCGCGTTGTTGATCACCATCATCGTTACCGGGGCGGGCCAAACCTTCTATTTCGCGATCCTGCCGCCGCTCGGGCGCGAGCTCACCTTCAGCGAATTCCAAATTGGCGCGATCATCGCCTTCGCCTCGGCCGCCTATATCGTGGCCGCGCCGATTTGGGGACGGCTCAGCGACTTTTGGGGACGGCGCCGAATCATTCTGTTCGGGTTGTCGTGCTACATCCTTTTCACGACCTTGATCGGTCTCACCGCTGAAGCGGGTTTGGCGGGCTTGTTCAGCGCCTCGACATTGTTCGTGACGCTCATCGTATTCCGGGTCCTGTTCGCGACCACCGCTGCTTCGATGTTTCCGGTGATCTTCGCCTACGTTGCCGACAAGACTTCGCGCGCAACTCGCACCCACGGTTTCGCAATCCTCGGCGCCGCGATGGGGTTGGGGACCATTGCCGGTCCGGCCGCCGCCGCGCTGCTCGGTCGGATTCACCTCACGCTGCCGTTCTATGCCGTCGTCGTTCTGGCCGCTGCCGTCCTCGCGCTCGATTGGCGTACGCTCGACCGAACGTTACCGGCGCGAGTCGGTGCGGCGACGCGGCAGTTCTTCTACCGGCCGCCGTTACGGATGGTGCCGTTGCTGGTAATCGGCGCGATGATCTATGCGACGTTGGCCGCGATGCAGCAGGCGACCGGCTTTCGCATCCAAGACACCCAGAGTCTCAACGCCGCCGATACCGCCACCTTCGCAGGCATCGCGCTAATGGTGTCGTCGGTCATGGCGGTGGGTGTGCAGGCCGGATTGATTCAATGGCTCAAGTGGCCGCCCAAACGTCTGCTCGTCGTCGGTGCCCTATGTGGTTTTGCAGGGGCCGTGCTGCTGGCGCTGACGGACAGCTATCTGATGATCGTGGGCGGGGTGGGCCTGCTCGGCGCCTCCTTCGGCATGATGAACCCGGCCTACACGGCGGCGATCACGCTCTCCGCTGAACCCGGCCAGCAGGGCGGCGTCCTCGGCTTGAACGGAACTGTCCAGGGGTTGGGCTTCACCATCGGCCCGCTGATCGGCGGCGGTTTCTACCAAATCGGGCCGACCATTCCCTATTGGTTCATGGCTGGATTCGCCGTGATAAGTCTGGTGGTCACGCTGTCGATCCGTCTGCCCGATACGTCGAGCTAG
- a CDS encoding amidohydrolase family protein produces MTATASAKIRETLDHPVIDADGHLVETPPVLLDYLRQAGGQSLADDYLARMKKGAWGTWATLTPEQRRDRGVIRPPFWAMPAHTYDRATALLPNLLRARLDDFGVDFMVVYPTVAIPFISGAIEDDLRRGVCRAVNLMYAEVFADHKDRMAPAAAIPTHTPQEAIEELEFACGTLGLKAAMIAGTVQRPLKAVHDVAPELGAHAFWVDPLALDSAYDYDPLWAKFAELRVAPATHNNTMGWGMRRSGSNFVYNHIGHFGAAGEAFAKALFLGGVTHRFPDLKFCFLEGGVGWAANLYNDLCEHWEKRNLNALHANLDPSRVDRAQMRALFEEHGNAMYRGHAAEIEKGYDHCLMAPTGEEPAPSDEFAACGIKKGRDIYRRFVPNFYFGCEADDRMAAIAFNTRLNHFDARLKAMFGSDVGHFDVTDMSEVLAEAHELVDHELISQDDFRDFTFANVAELHAAMNPNFFKGTVVEDDVAKLMSAR; encoded by the coding sequence ATGACCGCCACAGCCTCGGCCAAAATTCGCGAAACCCTGGACCATCCGGTCATTGATGCCGACGGCCACCTCGTCGAAACCCCGCCGGTGCTGCTCGACTATCTGCGCCAAGCCGGCGGGCAAAGCCTCGCCGACGACTATCTCGCGCGCATGAAAAAAGGCGCCTGGGGCACCTGGGCGACATTGACGCCCGAACAACGGCGCGACCGGGGTGTGATCCGTCCGCCGTTCTGGGCGATGCCCGCCCATACCTACGACCGCGCCACCGCGCTGCTGCCCAACCTGTTGCGCGCCCGCCTCGACGACTTCGGCGTCGATTTCATGGTGGTCTACCCCACCGTTGCGATCCCGTTCATCTCCGGGGCGATCGAAGACGACCTGCGCCGCGGCGTGTGCCGGGCGGTCAACCTGATGTATGCCGAGGTCTTTGCCGACCACAAAGATCGCATGGCGCCCGCCGCCGCGATCCCGACGCACACCCCGCAGGAGGCGATCGAGGAGCTTGAGTTCGCATGCGGCACGCTCGGTCTCAAGGCCGCGATGATCGCGGGTACCGTGCAGCGTCCGCTCAAGGCGGTGCACGACGTCGCCCCCGAGCTTGGGGCGCATGCGTTTTGGGTCGATCCGCTCGCACTCGATTCGGCCTACGACTACGACCCGCTGTGGGCCAAGTTCGCTGAACTTCGCGTTGCCCCGGCAACCCACAACAACACGATGGGCTGGGGCATGCGCCGCTCCGGCTCCAACTTCGTCTACAACCACATCGGCCATTTCGGCGCTGCCGGCGAGGCCTTCGCCAAGGCGCTGTTCCTGGGCGGCGTTACCCACCGCTTCCCCGACCTCAAGTTTTGTTTTCTCGAAGGTGGCGTCGGTTGGGCCGCCAATCTCTACAACGACCTGTGCGAACATTGGGAAAAGCGCAACCTGAACGCGCTCCATGCCAACCTTGATCCAAGTCGCGTCGACCGCGCCCAAATGCGGGCCCTGTTCGAAGAACACGGCAACGCGATGTACCGGGGCCACGCGGCCGAAATCGAAAAGGGTTACGACCACTGCCTGATGGCGCCGACCGGCGAAGAGCCCGCGCCTTCGGACGAGTTTGCAGCCTGCGGCATCAAAAAGGGCCGGGACATCTATCGCCGCTTCGTTCCGAACTTCTATTTCGGGTGCGAGGCCGACGATCGCATGGCGGCCATCGCCTTCAACACGCGGCTCAACCACTTCGATGCGCGGCTCAAGGCGATGTTCGGGTCCGACGTCGGCCACTTCGACGTCACCGACATGAGCGAGGTTCTGGCCGAGGCGCACGAGCTGGTCGATCACGAACTCATTTCCCAAGACGACTTCCGCGACTTCACCTTCGCCAATGTCGCCGAACTCCACGCTGCGATGAATCCCAACTTCTTCAAGGGCACCGTCGTCGAAGACGACGTCGCCAAACTGATGTCGGCGCGCTAA